A DNA window from Allokutzneria albata contains the following coding sequences:
- a CDS encoding ABC transporter ATP-binding protein, producing the protein MSAQTTSRPAPAAGPGGAAMARMFGGPPTNRPTDFRGSARRLLGLLAPHRLALLGILAVGVVSIGLMVVGPMILGRATDLIFSGVISKQYPEGMDKAQVLAKLRAEGQDTLADTFSTLDLRPGLGIDFAAVGQVLLLAMGLFVLSSLFALVQGRLTARVVQHTVFDLRERVEAKFARLPLRYFDKQPRGEVLSRVTNDIDNLAQSMQQTLAQMMTSLLTIVGVLVMMLVISPLLALVALVTVPLSVLVATKVGKRAQPQFVKQWATTGKLNGHIEEMFTGHALVKVFGRREQAERTFQEHNQDLYDAGYRSQFISGMIQPAIMFLSNVSYVLVAVVGALRVSSGAISLGDVQAFIQYSRQFGQPLTQIAAMANLLQSGVVSAERVFELLDAEEQSEEPAEPVRQPSVRGQVEFHNVSFRYEEDKPLIENLSLSVRPGRTVAIVGPTGAGKTTLVNLLMRFYELDGGKITLDGVDIAEMTREDVRAKTGMVLQDAWLFGGTIADNIAYGSPGATREQIVAAAEATHVDRLVRTLPDGYDTVVDEEGGNVSAGEKQLITVARAFLAEPAILILDEATSSVDTRTEVLIQRAMNALREGRTSFVIAHRLSTIRDADLILVMESGSIVEQGTHDSLLAANGPYSRLYAAQFANPLTGAEA; encoded by the coding sequence ATGAGCGCGCAGACGACCTCGCGCCCGGCACCGGCGGCGGGACCGGGCGGGGCGGCCATGGCGCGGATGTTCGGCGGGCCGCCGACCAACCGGCCGACCGACTTCCGCGGCTCGGCGCGGCGGCTGCTCGGGCTGCTCGCCCCGCACCGGCTCGCGCTGCTGGGCATCCTGGCCGTCGGCGTGGTCAGCATCGGGTTGATGGTGGTCGGCCCGATGATCCTCGGCCGGGCGACCGACCTGATCTTCTCCGGCGTGATCAGCAAGCAGTACCCGGAGGGCATGGACAAGGCGCAGGTGCTGGCGAAGCTGCGGGCCGAGGGCCAGGACACGCTCGCGGACACCTTCTCCACCCTGGACCTGCGCCCGGGCCTCGGCATCGACTTCGCCGCGGTGGGCCAGGTGCTGCTGCTGGCGATGGGCCTGTTCGTGCTGTCCTCGCTGTTCGCGCTCGTGCAGGGCAGGTTGACCGCGCGCGTCGTCCAGCACACGGTGTTCGACCTGCGCGAGCGGGTGGAGGCGAAGTTCGCCAGGCTGCCGCTGCGCTACTTCGACAAGCAGCCGCGCGGCGAGGTGCTGAGCCGGGTCACCAACGACATCGACAACCTGGCCCAGTCGATGCAGCAGACGCTGGCGCAGATGATGACCTCGCTGCTGACCATCGTCGGCGTGCTGGTGATGATGCTGGTGATCTCCCCGCTGCTGGCGCTCGTGGCCCTGGTGACGGTGCCGCTGTCGGTGCTCGTCGCGACGAAGGTGGGCAAGCGCGCGCAGCCGCAGTTCGTCAAGCAGTGGGCCACCACCGGCAAGCTCAACGGGCACATCGAGGAGATGTTCACCGGCCACGCGCTGGTCAAGGTCTTCGGCAGGCGCGAGCAGGCGGAGCGGACCTTCCAGGAGCACAACCAGGACCTCTACGACGCCGGGTACCGCTCGCAGTTCATCTCCGGGATGATCCAGCCCGCGATCATGTTCCTGAGCAACGTGAGCTACGTGCTGGTCGCGGTCGTCGGCGCGCTGCGGGTGTCCTCGGGCGCGATCTCGCTCGGCGACGTGCAGGCGTTCATCCAGTACTCGCGGCAGTTCGGCCAGCCGCTGACCCAGATCGCCGCGATGGCGAACCTGCTGCAGTCCGGGGTGGTCTCGGCGGAGCGGGTGTTCGAGCTGCTCGACGCCGAGGAGCAGAGCGAGGAGCCCGCCGAGCCGGTGCGCCAGCCCTCGGTGCGCGGGCAGGTGGAGTTCCACAACGTGTCCTTCCGCTACGAGGAGGACAAGCCGCTGATCGAGAACCTGTCGCTGTCCGTGCGGCCGGGGCGCACCGTCGCCATCGTCGGCCCGACCGGCGCGGGCAAGACCACGCTGGTGAACCTGCTGATGCGGTTCTACGAGCTGGACGGCGGCAAGATCACCCTGGACGGCGTGGACATCGCGGAGATGACGCGCGAGGACGTGCGGGCCAAGACCGGCATGGTGCTGCAGGACGCGTGGCTGTTCGGCGGCACCATCGCGGACAACATCGCCTACGGCTCACCGGGGGCCACGCGCGAGCAGATCGTGGCCGCCGCGGAGGCGACGCACGTGGACCGCCTGGTGCGCACGCTGCCCGACGGCTACGACACCGTGGTCGACGAGGAGGGCGGCAACGTCAGCGCGGGCGAGAAGCAGCTGATCACCGTGGCCCGGGCGTTCCTGGCCGAACCGGCGATCCTGATCCTCGACGAGGCGACCAGCTCGGTGGACACCAGGACCGAGGTGCTCATCCAGCGGGCGATGAACGCGCTCCGCGAGGGCCGCACGAGCTTCGTGATCGCGCACCGCCTGTCCACGATCCGCGACGCCGACCTGATCCTGGTGATGGAGTCGGGCAGCATCGTCGAACAGGGCACGCACGACTCCCTCCTCGCCGCGAACGGCCCGTACTCCCGCCTCTACGCCGCCCAGTTCGCCAACCCCCTCACCGGTGCGGAGGCCTAG